A genomic window from Caldisericota bacterium includes:
- a CDS encoding molybdopterin cofactor-binding domain-containing protein, with protein MEDFKYIGKSVPRIDAPDKASGKIKYMSDLNFPGMLFGKILRAKYPHALIKRIDTTKAKALPGVVTVVTWEDIPGLNGFGIVVPDQPVLCEDKVRYIGDAVAAVAAETKEIAEEAIKLITVEYKPLPIVDDPIEAMQPDALRVHEDSNIHLHTKINRGDMAKGFKDADLIVEHTYYTGRQEHVFLETESGVAKLEEDGTLSVYAGSQYPQRDQMQLSRCLALNPRKIHVVSYPVGGAFGGKDELTIQSILGLLALKTKRPVKIVVSREESIVSYWKRHPMIMKYKTGVKNDGILVANEVKIYADTGAYASLGGPVLNLAIEHACGPYKLTNVKIDGYCVYTNNGISGAFRGFGVPQATFAMETQMDIIAEKLGIGPVELRKKNALHRGDIAPIGNRLATSVGTVAVLDGIKRTKLWQNREKYLVNDSKKPWIKKGFGIALTYQGTGLGVGLPDYGGSILKFRKDGGFTVGVGLVDYGQGIGTSYAQIAAEAMKCPIDKINVLLGDTDTTADSGPTSASRGTYTGGKATIIAAEKMMKILKNKASGMLNVSADNLAASDGYIYVSNESEKKVSYEEIASRFMQETCRLPQTEGYFLMPVADIKIKDTFGLPHNIFAFSAHLALVEVNTLTGRTKVLKGAEVIDAGDVVNRQGLEAQSEGGFVMGMGYGLSENVLIDKGLFKTINFSTYIIPSVEDVPSDIETVTVTDPEETGPYRAKGVAETVMCATAPAIANAIYDAAGVRIFKLPATSELVYTLLEKNEEKCNESTS; from the coding sequence ATGGAAGACTTTAAATACATAGGAAAAAGTGTACCAAGAATAGATGCCCCGGATAAGGCTTCCGGAAAAATTAAGTACATGTCCGACCTTAATTTTCCTGGAATGCTTTTTGGCAAAATATTACGTGCAAAATACCCACATGCGTTAATTAAAAGAATTGATACAACAAAAGCAAAAGCACTACCCGGTGTTGTTACTGTAGTTACATGGGAGGATATTCCGGGATTGAATGGTTTTGGCATTGTAGTACCAGATCAGCCCGTGTTATGTGAAGACAAAGTAAGATACATTGGCGATGCCGTTGCTGCTGTTGCTGCCGAGACAAAAGAAATAGCAGAAGAAGCAATAAAGCTTATAACTGTTGAATATAAACCACTTCCTATTGTAGATGATCCCATTGAGGCTATGCAGCCTGATGCTCTACGGGTACACGAGGATAGTAATATACATCTCCATACAAAGATTAACAGGGGTGACATGGCAAAAGGCTTTAAAGATGCAGACCTTATAGTGGAACACACATACTATACTGGAAGACAAGAGCATGTATTCTTGGAAACAGAATCAGGTGTTGCAAAACTTGAAGAGGATGGAACTCTTTCAGTATATGCAGGTTCCCAGTATCCACAGAGGGACCAGATGCAACTCTCCCGTTGTCTTGCTCTGAACCCACGAAAGATTCATGTTGTATCCTATCCGGTAGGTGGAGCATTTGGTGGTAAAGACGAGCTTACCATACAGTCTATTTTGGGGTTGCTTGCGTTGAAAACAAAGCGACCTGTAAAGATTGTTGTGTCTCGGGAGGAGTCCATTGTTTCTTATTGGAAGCGTCACCCAATGATTATGAAATACAAGACAGGTGTCAAAAATGATGGGATACTTGTTGCAAATGAAGTAAAAATATATGCGGATACAGGAGCATATGCTTCACTTGGTGGCCCTGTATTAAACCTTGCAATTGAGCATGCTTGTGGCCCTTATAAACTTACCAATGTAAAAATAGATGGTTATTGTGTATATACAAACAATGGAATTTCTGGTGCTTTCAGAGGTTTTGGTGTACCTCAAGCAACATTTGCTATGGAAACACAGATGGATATTATAGCTGAAAAATTAGGGATCGGCCCCGTAGAACTGCGAAAGAAGAATGCTCTCCATAGAGGCGATATCGCTCCTATAGGTAATAGACTTGCGACAAGTGTTGGCACAGTTGCCGTATTGGATGGCATAAAAAGAACAAAACTATGGCAAAATAGAGAGAAATATCTTGTAAATGATTCCAAAAAACCCTGGATTAAGAAAGGTTTTGGTATTGCTCTTACATATCAAGGCACAGGGCTTGGTGTTGGACTCCCTGATTATGGGGGTTCTATTTTGAAATTCCGTAAAGATGGTGGTTTTACTGTGGGTGTAGGCTTAGTGGATTACGGACAAGGTATTGGTACTTCCTACGCACAAATTGCAGCTGAGGCTATGAAATGTCCGATAGATAAGATAAATGTTTTGCTGGGTGATACTGATACCACTGCGGATTCAGGACCCACAAGCGCATCGAGGGGAACTTATACTGGTGGTAAAGCAACAATTATTGCAGCGGAAAAAATGATGAAAATTTTAAAAAATAAGGCATCGGGAATGCTAAATGTTTCTGCTGATAACCTTGCTGCAAGTGATGGATATATCTATGTAAGTAATGAATCCGAAAAGAAAGTTTCCTATGAAGAGATTGCCTCACGTTTTATGCAGGAAACCTGTCGTCTTCCACAAACAGAAGGATATTTTCTTATGCCAGTTGCCGACATAAAAATTAAGGATACTTTTGGTTTACCTCATAACATATTTGCTTTCTCTGCCCATCTTGCTCTTGTAGAGGTTAATACTCTTACAGGGCGAACAAAAGTATTGAAAGGTGCAGAGGTAATTGATGCAGGAGATGTAGTAAATAGGCAGGGACTTGAGGCACAATCTGAAGGTGGTTTTGTTATGGGTATGGGATACGGTTTATCTGAGAATGTTCTAATAGACAAAGGTTTGTTCAAAACTATAAATTTTTCCACGTATATTATTCCTTCTGTAGAGGATGTTCCTTCCGATATTGAAACAGTTACTGTTACTGACCCGGAAGAAACAGGACCGTATCGCGCAAAAGGAGTTGCAGAAACCGTTATGTGCGCTACTGCTCCTGCTATTGCAAACGCAATCTATGATGCCGCAGGAGTAAGAATTTTCAAATTGCCTGCAACGAGCGAGTTA
- a CDS encoding XdhC family protein translates to MQEIYEKIVELIHNKKEFVLAAVVSAEDSTAGKTGFKMIILPDGKFFGTIGGGVVEKDVIDSAMNLFRTRKPFLKTYTLQEGDETSLGMVCGGTLSVYMEYVGPKQQFVIFGAGHIGKKLYNITILDDSFDVIVSDKRADFANEKMFPKASIFVNSNFYETVRSMSLNDGAVAVIVTSGGEDDPYILKALYEKNIKYQYIGMMGSLNRRSKCFEKAKELGISSDFLDRIYAPTGIAIGGDTPFEIAIAILAEIIAVRRGAVDKVKTEKKIHDEDTELFKS, encoded by the coding sequence ATGCAAGAAATTTATGAAAAAATTGTGGAGCTTATCCATAACAAGAAAGAGTTTGTTTTAGCGGCTGTTGTTAGTGCAGAAGATTCAACGGCGGGTAAAACAGGTTTTAAAATGATAATTTTGCCTGATGGCAAATTCTTTGGTACGATTGGTGGAGGTGTCGTTGAAAAAGATGTAATAGATTCTGCGATGAATTTATTTAGAACGAGAAAGCCATTTTTAAAAACTTATACTTTGCAAGAGGGTGATGAAACTTCCCTTGGTATGGTGTGTGGCGGAACACTCTCTGTGTATATGGAATATGTGGGACCGAAACAGCAATTTGTAATATTTGGTGCAGGGCACATTGGAAAAAAATTATATAATATAACTATACTGGATGATTCTTTTGATGTGATAGTTTCTGATAAAAGAGCAGATTTTGCGAATGAAAAAATGTTTCCCAAGGCATCAATATTTGTGAATAGCAATTTTTATGAAACTGTGAGAAGTATGTCTCTAAATGATGGCGCAGTTGCTGTTATTGTGACATCAGGTGGAGAAGATGACCCATATATTTTAAAGGCACTGTATGAAAAAAATATAAAGTATCAGTATATTGGTATGATGGGAAGTTTAAACAGAAGGAGTAAATGTTTTGAAAAGGCGAAAGAATTAGGAATAAGCAGTGATTTTTTGGATAGAATATATGCACCTACTGGTATTGCTATAGGCGGGGATACACCTTTTGAGATTGCGATTGCTATCCTTGCTGAGATAATTGCTGTAAGAAGAGGTGCGGTTGATAAAGTTAAAACAGAGAAAAAAATACATGATGAAGACACTGAACTATTTAAGAGCTGA
- a CDS encoding nucleotidyltransferase family protein, which produces MVNNIKAILLFAGESKRMGKLKPLLSIGEKTVVEAVLNEYHASSLSEVVLVLGYRADDVKKTINEKISSNKLKVVVNKGFKKEMFSSIQTGLLEIKDAEGILIGLGDQVLITCDIINELTESYVKGKVLIPTFQRRKGHPVIIPYTMRNEILAMDAEKTTLKDVLSRHRDIINFLEMKSDKVLIDMDTKEEYERIKAIWKK; this is translated from the coding sequence TTGGTAAATAACATTAAAGCTATTTTACTTTTTGCTGGGGAATCAAAGAGAATGGGAAAATTAAAGCCCTTGCTTTCAATAGGTGAGAAAACTGTGGTAGAGGCAGTTTTAAATGAATACCATGCGTCATCTCTTTCCGAGGTTGTACTGGTCCTCGGTTATAGGGCAGATGATGTTAAAAAAACTATTAATGAAAAAATTAGCAGCAACAAACTTAAGGTAGTTGTAAACAAAGGTTTTAAGAAAGAGATGTTTTCTTCCATCCAGACAGGATTATTAGAGATAAAGGATGCGGAAGGAATTTTGATAGGACTTGGGGATCAAGTGCTTATTACATGCGATATTATTAACGAATTGACAGAAAGTTATGTAAAAGGTAAAGTACTTATTCCAACTTTTCAAAGGAGAAAGGGACATCCTGTTATAATCCCCTATACAATGAGAAACGAAATTTTAGCAATGGATGCAGAGAAAACGACATTAAAAGATGTATTGAGCAGGCATAGGGATATAATAAATTTTTTAGAAATGAAAAGCGATAAGGTTCTTATTGATATGGATACAAAAGAAGAATATGAAAGGATTAAAGCTATATGGAAAAAATAG
- a CDS encoding (2Fe-2S)-binding protein has translation MMQAMDIGFTLNGKKYKLSVPVNATLLDVIRDKMHLTGTKEGCGKGECGACTILFNGRSANACLILAPQADGAEIVTIEGTDVERKLLPIQKAFVEEGAIQCGFCTPGMIMSSLYLFNKNPNPSIPEIREGISGNLCRCTGYVKIIKAIERASKDIGK, from the coding sequence ATGATGCAGGCAATGGATATTGGTTTTACTCTGAATGGCAAGAAGTATAAACTGAGCGTTCCTGTAAATGCAACACTTCTTGATGTTATACGAGATAAAATGCATCTTACCGGAACAAAAGAAGGCTGTGGTAAAGGAGAATGCGGGGCATGCACAATTTTATTTAATGGGAGAAGCGCGAATGCCTGTTTAATTCTTGCGCCTCAGGCAGATGGTGCAGAAATTGTCACAATTGAAGGGACAGACGTCGAGAGAAAATTGCTTCCTATACAGAAAGCATTTGTAGAAGAAGGAGCTATACAGTGTGGTTTCTGTACACCGGGGATGATTATGTCGTCTCTTTATCTGTTCAACAAGAACCCGAATCCTTCGATTCCTGAGATAAGAGAAGGGATTTCTGGGAATCTTTGCCGTTGCACGGGATATGTGAAAATTATAAAGGCGATAGAAAGGGCAAGTAAAGATATTGGTAAATAA
- a CDS encoding FAD-dependent oxidoreductase, producing MEEIEKTFSKEQAAIEAERCLYCYDAPCETACPAHVPIAEFIQSIRTDNLKGAREIIQEAHPFIETCGRICPEESFCQSVCTRIKMDTPIKIRELHRYITDNTDPSENLELVPATKGKIAIVGGGPAGLACVRELRRFGYKPVVFEKKQLGGVPANEISATRLPEEIEKKEARFLQHNFVSEIKDIAIKSLGELNEEYSAIFISTGLSGELNLDIPGNNLDGVYYSRELLKRAKSGFRLPHFKRIGVIGGGNVAVEVASVLKIEDPLRDVEVIYRRGTKELKAFKKEIEEAIDLGVTFQFLAIPKKIKGDKRVEGLVVTRAHLGEKDTSGRRYPVPIPNSDFIIPLDAVVIAIGQKADVYFPKVEKNAKGLVKVSDDLMTNVKGVFAGGDIVRGASTVVECVADGKKAAQNIAKYLEGGKNV from the coding sequence ATGGAAGAAATTGAGAAAACATTCTCAAAGGAACAAGCCGCGATAGAAGCCGAACGATGTCTTTATTGTTATGATGCCCCTTGTGAAACAGCATGTCCAGCACATGTTCCTATTGCTGAATTTATTCAATCTATACGCACCGATAATCTAAAAGGAGCAAGAGAAATTATTCAGGAAGCACATCCCTTTATTGAAACATGCGGCAGAATTTGTCCTGAAGAGAGTTTCTGCCAAAGTGTTTGCACAAGGATAAAAATGGATACACCCATTAAAATTAGAGAGCTTCACAGATATATAACGGATAATACGGACCCTTCCGAGAACCTTGAACTTGTACCCGCTACAAAAGGAAAAATTGCTATTGTAGGTGGCGGTCCTGCAGGTCTTGCTTGTGTAAGAGAGCTAAGAAGATTTGGTTATAAGCCGGTTGTTTTTGAGAAGAAACAGTTGGGGGGAGTTCCTGCTAATGAAATATCTGCAACACGACTTCCAGAAGAAATAGAAAAAAAAGAAGCTCGTTTTCTTCAGCATAATTTTGTGTCGGAGATAAAAGATATCGCAATAAAATCATTGGGAGAATTAAACGAAGAGTACAGCGCAATTTTTATTTCAACAGGTCTTTCTGGGGAGCTTAACTTAGACATACCAGGGAATAATTTAGATGGTGTTTACTATTCACGAGAACTTCTCAAGCGGGCAAAATCCGGTTTTAGGTTGCCACACTTTAAAAGAATAGGAGTAATAGGTGGTGGTAATGTGGCAGTGGAAGTAGCAAGTGTTTTAAAAATTGAAGATCCATTACGCGATGTCGAGGTGATATATAGAAGAGGCACAAAAGAACTAAAGGCGTTTAAGAAAGAAATTGAAGAAGCAATCGATCTAGGCGTAACATTCCAATTCCTTGCAATTCCAAAGAAGATTAAAGGTGATAAAAGGGTAGAGGGGCTTGTTGTGACAAGAGCGCACCTTGGCGAAAAAGATACATCCGGAAGGAGGTACCCTGTACCAATCCCAAATTCTGATTTTATAATTCCTCTTGATGCTGTAGTGATTGCCATAGGGCAAAAAGCTGATGTTTATTTTCCTAAGGTGGAAAAAAACGCGAAAGGTTTAGTAAAAGTCAGTGATGACTTGATGACAAATGTAAAAGGTGTTTTCGCTGGAGGCGATATTGTAAGGGGAGCAAGCACTGTTGTTGAATGTGTAGCAGATGGCAAAAAGGCTGCGCAAAACATTGCGAAGTATTTAGAGGGAGGAAAAAATGTATAA
- the preA gene encoding NAD-dependent dihydropyrimidine dehydrogenase subunit PreA, with amino-acid sequence MYKKIDLSMEFLGIRLENPFILSAAPPTDEFDIAYNGLKAGWGGVILKTTSVEGNSVPLKYPMMSSFGSMSRKVIGLGNIDLISGYHIDEIEKRVKILKEVFPEKMIGASIMGAKKEDWQTLVGRLKKAGVDLIECSFSCPQGSMGEEAGRMLAQSIEATEKVARWVKEAAEDTPVLIKITPQVTDIVEVAKAVKKGGADGITASNTIPSLLGIDINTFEPYPSLFGKGAYSGLSGPAIKPITLRTIAEIAKNVDITISGNGGAFNWRDVVEFMSVGASNVQFCTLPMHYGFRTIKDLKRGFAHYLSDMGFNSPLDVVGKALPNIKSQDELPSPKTRAELVEEKCVGCGLCYSACSDGGHMAIDWDSEKRLPHFDEEKCVGCAMCMQVCPVDAIKMNEKIENSNNVHYFVEKR; translated from the coding sequence ATGTATAAAAAAATAGATCTTTCTATGGAATTTTTAGGCATTCGCCTGGAGAATCCATTTATTCTTTCCGCAGCACCTCCTACGGATGAGTTTGATATAGCATATAACGGATTAAAAGCAGGTTGGGGAGGCGTAATATTAAAAACGACATCTGTCGAAGGAAATTCTGTCCCGCTTAAATACCCTATGATGTCTTCATTTGGTTCGATGAGCAGAAAAGTTATTGGTTTGGGTAATATTGATCTTATTTCTGGATATCATATTGATGAAATTGAAAAGAGGGTAAAAATATTAAAGGAAGTATTTCCTGAAAAAATGATTGGCGCATCTATTATGGGCGCAAAAAAGGAAGATTGGCAGACACTTGTGGGACGGTTGAAAAAAGCTGGCGTTGATCTTATAGAATGTAGTTTTAGTTGCCCTCAGGGAAGTATGGGCGAAGAAGCAGGGAGAATGCTTGCTCAAAGTATTGAAGCAACGGAGAAAGTGGCACGGTGGGTAAAAGAGGCAGCAGAGGATACTCCCGTGCTGATTAAGATAACCCCGCAGGTTACAGACATTGTTGAAGTAGCAAAAGCCGTGAAAAAGGGTGGCGCAGATGGCATTACTGCGAGTAATACAATCCCATCTTTATTAGGCATTGATATAAACACATTTGAGCCATATCCTTCTCTTTTTGGAAAAGGCGCATATTCAGGCCTTTCGGGTCCTGCCATAAAACCTATTACCTTACGTACTATTGCAGAAATTGCCAAAAATGTGGACATTACAATTTCCGGGAATGGTGGTGCATTTAATTGGAGGGATGTCGTAGAATTTATGTCTGTTGGAGCTTCGAATGTGCAATTCTGTACATTGCCTATGCATTATGGATTTAGGACAATAAAGGATTTGAAAAGAGGTTTTGCTCATTATTTATCTGATATGGGGTTTAATTCTCCTCTGGATGTTGTTGGAAAGGCGCTGCCAAATATTAAATCTCAGGATGAGCTTCCCTCACCTAAAACTCGTGCTGAATTAGTGGAGGAAAAATGTGTTGGTTGCGGCCTTTGCTATTCAGCTTGTTCTGATGGTGGGCATATGGCAATTGATTGGGATAGTGAGAAGAGATTGCCTCATTTCGATGAAGAAAAATGTGTTGGATGTGCAATGTGTATGCAGGTTTGCCCTGTGGATGCAATTAAGATGAATGAAAAAATAGAGAACAGCAACAATGTGCATTATTTTGTAGAAAAAAGGTGA
- a CDS encoding molybdopterin-binding protein gives MEKIETQKAVGKILGADVTEVVPGVKKGPLFKKGHIIRKDDIVPLLSIGKHYVWIFSEREGFIHEDDAAIEMMSLIKKENLRLSPPSESKVKLFAEVKGVLIINTKGLEEINRLKNPRVATKRNFSFVEKDAPVAIGKVMPLEIPMIGMDEIRSIAEEYYPIIDLLSINNHKIALFPVGNEFIEGRREETMSGRIKQYLEQLGQDIVLEKILPDDVSKIRESGMDAFEKGSDIIIYMGGMAIDPDDKTVEGIEKMGADIVMYGVPMWPGTTFILAYRDGKVILGIPSSAGFMEKGTSFHKIMPIILSNYIISRDTLIKMSEGGFIDARNL, from the coding sequence ATGGAAAAAATAGAAACGCAAAAAGCGGTAGGGAAAATTTTAGGAGCTGATGTGACAGAAGTTGTTCCTGGCGTTAAAAAGGGTCCTCTTTTTAAAAAAGGGCATATTATAAGAAAAGACGATATTGTGCCTCTTCTTTCAATAGGGAAACACTATGTATGGATATTTAGCGAGAGAGAAGGTTTTATTCACGAGGATGATGCGGCGATAGAGATGATGAGTTTAATAAAAAAAGAAAATCTTAGGTTAAGTCCTCCAAGCGAATCCAAAGTAAAGCTTTTTGCTGAAGTTAAGGGCGTCCTTATTATAAATACGAAAGGGCTTGAAGAAATAAATCGATTAAAAAATCCGCGTGTTGCCACAAAGCGTAATTTTTCGTTCGTAGAAAAAGACGCTCCTGTTGCTATAGGCAAAGTAATGCCACTTGAAATACCGATGATTGGAATGGATGAAATAAGGAGCATTGCAGAGGAATATTACCCCATTATAGACCTTTTGTCTATTAACAATCATAAAATAGCTCTTTTCCCTGTGGGAAATGAGTTTATCGAGGGAAGACGAGAAGAGACGATGAGTGGACGGATAAAGCAATATCTTGAACAGTTGGGGCAGGATATTGTTTTAGAAAAAATTCTTCCCGATGATGTTTCTAAGATCAGAGAGAGCGGAATGGATGCGTTTGAAAAAGGTTCTGATATCATAATATATATGGGCGGCATGGCTATTGACCCGGATGACAAGACCGTTGAAGGAATTGAAAAAATGGGTGCGGATATAGTAATGTACGGCGTACCAATGTGGCCGGGAACTACATTTATTTTGGCATACAGAGATGGGAAAGTTATTCTTGGAATTCCTTCTTCCGCAGGATTTATGGAGAAGGGGACAAGTTTTCATAAAATTATGCCAATTATACTTTCCAATTATATAATTTCCCGTGATACACTTATAAAAATGAGTGAAGGGGGTTTTATCGATGCAAGAAATTTATGA
- a CDS encoding xanthine dehydrogenase family protein subunit M, with the protein MIKLKQRKKYMMKTLNYLRADTIDSALQYLDEFKQDIRILAGGTDLVVRLKQDMVKENNILDISRIKELNGIFRENGTIHVLPLTTHTNILESEVIDKYAFILREACVTIGSPQIRNRGTLGGNIANASPAGDSISALFVQTAKLKLKSINGERIVSIEEFFTGPGKTNLEPNELLVDIFMPELEENEIGFFKKLGQRDALAIAVLNVAVKMRRIGAGTNTFDRAVVAFGAVAPTVVRGRRVEKAIISSSLDFSKQIHYIARLAFREVSPISDIRASLKYRQDMSINLLYEGLLDLRANDWKRKA; encoded by the coding sequence TTGATAAAGTTAAAACAGAGAAAAAAATACATGATGAAGACACTGAACTATTTAAGAGCTGACACAATTGATAGCGCACTACAATATCTTGATGAGTTTAAACAGGATATAAGAATTCTTGCAGGAGGTACCGATCTTGTTGTAAGATTAAAACAGGATATGGTAAAAGAGAATAATATTTTAGATATTAGCAGGATTAAAGAATTAAACGGTATTTTTAGAGAAAATGGAACAATTCATGTTTTGCCTTTGACTACCCACACAAACATTTTGGAGTCAGAAGTTATAGACAAATATGCTTTCATTTTAAGAGAAGCTTGTGTTACTATTGGCTCTCCGCAAATACGGAACAGAGGAACGCTTGGCGGAAACATAGCAAATGCTTCTCCTGCTGGTGATTCTATTTCTGCGTTATTTGTTCAAACCGCAAAGCTTAAGCTTAAAAGCATTAACGGTGAGAGAATTGTTTCTATTGAAGAATTTTTTACAGGTCCTGGAAAGACTAATTTAGAGCCAAATGAATTACTTGTTGATATTTTTATGCCTGAACTGGAAGAAAACGAAATAGGTTTCTTTAAAAAATTAGGCCAAAGAGATGCACTTGCGATAGCTGTTTTGAATGTTGCAGTAAAAATGAGAAGAATAGGGGCAGGAACAAATACATTTGATAGGGCAGTTGTTGCATTTGGAGCAGTTGCACCGACAGTTGTAAGGGGGAGAAGGGTAGAAAAAGCTATTATTAGCAGCTCTTTAGATTTCTCCAAGCAGATTCATTACATTGCACGACTTGCTTTTAGAGAGGTTTCTCCAATATCCGATATAAGAGCATCTCTTAAGTACCGGCAAGATATGAGTATAAATCTTTTGTACGAAGGTTTACTTGACCTACGTGCTAATGATTGGAAGAGAAAGGCATGA